From a single Mesorhizobium shangrilense genomic region:
- a CDS encoding fasciclin domain-containing protein translates to MRFQSFRTIAFSAFIASATMLAPAYAKDPMVGGAAMYANKNIIQNAVNSKDHTTLVAAVKAAGLVDTLQGAGPFTVFAPTNEAFAALPKGTVDTLLKPENKGKLTKILTAHVVAGKISGAEMMKKAKAMGGKYEMKTVSGDTLTAEVKSGKLYIVDDSGGEARVTIADVNQSNGVIHVVNKVLLPK, encoded by the coding sequence ATGCGTTTCCAGTCGTTCAGAACCATTGCGTTTTCGGCATTCATCGCCAGCGCCACGATGCTCGCCCCCGCCTATGCCAAGGATCCGATGGTCGGCGGCGCGGCGATGTACGCCAACAAGAACATCATCCAGAACGCCGTCAACTCCAAGGATCACACGACGCTGGTCGCCGCGGTCAAGGCCGCCGGGCTTGTCGACACGCTGCAGGGCGCCGGCCCGTTCACCGTCTTTGCGCCGACCAACGAGGCGTTTGCCGCATTGCCCAAGGGCACGGTCGACACACTGTTGAAGCCTGAGAACAAAGGCAAACTCACCAAGATCCTGACCGCGCATGTCGTTGCCGGCAAGATTTCGGGCGCCGAAATGATGAAGAAGGCCAAGGCAATGGGCGGCAAATATGAGATGAAGACCGTCAGCGGCGATACGCTGACGGCCGAGGTCAAGAGCGGCAAGCTCTACATCGTGGATGATTCCGGCGGTGAAGCCCGCGTGACGATCGCCGACGTCAACCAGTCGAACGGCGTCATCCACGTCGTCAACAAGGTGCTGTTGCCGAAGTAA
- a CDS encoding DHA2 family efflux MFS transporter permease subunit, whose translation MTSTSATGGTSVIANRGAITACVILAVIMQALDTTIANVALPYIQGSVSASADQINWVLTSYIVAAAVMTPPSGYLANRFGRKRILLTSITGFVVASVLCGFAQSLPQIVGFRLLQGLFGAALVPLSQSILLDIYSVEERGSAMALFGVSVMVGPVLGPVIGGWLTENVSWRWVFYINVPIGALAFAGVWMFVQETKVDIRARLDWLGFSMLSIAIAALQMFLDRGEQLNWFSSSEIIIEALVCASAFYIFLVHTFTARNTFVNPRLFLDRNFAVGMVFIFIIGITYLASLALMTPYLQTLMGYPVVTAGIVMGPRGLGTMACMFLVGKLIGKVDTRWLLLTGLLVTAWAMYDMTGWTPDVSQWTIISTGFIQGAGLGFLFVPLTTITFATLAPERRSEGTGLYNLSRNIGSSVGISVVTALLTQNVQINHANIATYVTPYNHAFGNPAIFQAMNPYTAAGRAALDGVVTLQATIISYMNDFKLMMILSLAAIPLVLLLRKPTTPAKVDHSAIAE comes from the coding sequence ATGACCAGCACGTCCGCGACAGGTGGCACATCGGTGATCGCCAATCGCGGCGCCATCACCGCCTGCGTGATCCTGGCCGTCATCATGCAGGCGCTGGACACGACCATCGCCAACGTCGCGCTGCCCTACATCCAGGGCAGCGTGTCGGCGAGCGCCGACCAGATCAATTGGGTGCTGACCTCCTACATCGTCGCGGCGGCCGTCATGACGCCGCCTTCCGGCTACCTTGCCAATCGCTTCGGCCGCAAGCGCATCCTGCTGACGTCCATCACCGGTTTCGTCGTCGCCTCGGTGCTTTGCGGCTTCGCGCAGTCGCTGCCGCAGATCGTCGGCTTCCGTCTGCTGCAGGGTCTGTTCGGCGCCGCTCTCGTCCCGCTGTCGCAGAGCATCCTGCTGGATATCTACAGCGTGGAAGAACGCGGCTCGGCCATGGCGCTGTTCGGTGTCTCCGTCATGGTCGGACCGGTGCTCGGGCCGGTCATCGGCGGCTGGCTGACCGAAAATGTCAGCTGGCGCTGGGTCTTCTACATCAATGTGCCGATCGGCGCCCTGGCTTTCGCGGGCGTGTGGATGTTCGTCCAGGAAACGAAGGTGGACATCAGGGCAAGGCTCGACTGGCTGGGGTTCAGTATGCTCAGCATCGCCATCGCGGCCCTGCAGATGTTTCTCGATCGCGGCGAGCAGCTCAACTGGTTCTCATCGTCCGAGATCATCATCGAGGCGCTGGTTTGCGCATCGGCCTTCTATATCTTCCTCGTCCACACCTTCACCGCCCGCAACACCTTCGTGAATCCAAGACTGTTCCTCGACAGGAACTTTGCTGTCGGCATGGTCTTCATTTTCATCATCGGCATCACCTATCTGGCCTCGCTGGCCTTGATGACGCCCTATCTGCAGACGCTGATGGGCTATCCTGTGGTGACCGCTGGCATCGTCATGGGTCCGCGTGGACTTGGCACCATGGCGTGCATGTTCCTGGTCGGCAAGCTGATCGGCAAGGTCGACACGCGCTGGCTGCTGCTGACCGGCCTGCTGGTTACCGCCTGGGCCATGTACGACATGACCGGCTGGACACCCGACGTCTCGCAATGGACGATCATCAGCACCGGCTTCATTCAGGGTGCGGGGCTCGGCTTCCTGTTCGTTCCGCTGACGACCATCACCTTCGCCACGCTGGCTCCGGAGCGGCGCTCTGAAGGAACCGGCCTCTACAATCTGTCGCGAAACATAGGCTCCAGCGTGGGCATATCGGTCGTCACCGCGCTTCTGACGCAGAACGTGCAGATCAACCATGCCAACATCGCCACCTATGTGACGCCCTACAACCACGCGTTCGGCAACCCGGCGATCTTCCAGGCCATGAACCCCTATACCGCGGCGGGTCGTGCCGCGCTCGACGGCGTGGTCACGCTGCAGGCGACGATCATCAGCTATATGAACGATTTCAAGCTGATGATGATCCTGTCGCTGGCCGCCATCCCGCTGGTTCTGCTGCTGCGCAAGCCGACGACGCCGGCCAAGGTCGACCACAGCGCCATCGCGGAATAA
- a CDS encoding HlyD family secretion protein, giving the protein MTDSTSPKKYEEEPVEGASSAPRAGDQVIRLDSEREQRKASPVIVDDEPETPVALAPAALEAPATQPQQAPVAVAPPPAPAPVKPRRSLRRPILFALLPVALVIGGYYYVTGGQVMTTDNAYIQAQSLGVSTDVSGTVSEINVHDNQAVKKGDVLFRLRPPSFETALAAAQAQLGTVRNQVLTLQASYQQSQAQIEQAEADIPYYEAAFARQQDLLKTSTASKATFDSAQHDLVAARQKVSVAKAQAQAMLAQLGGDANQPIEKNPFYLQTQSAVDDAQRNLNDSIVKAPFDGIVTNVDALQVGRYLPASQPAFSLVSSTDLWIAAEPKETELTYVRPGQTATISVDTYPGTVWHGTVASISPASSSSFSLLPAQNTTGNWVKVVQRIPMRVTVDDLQDKPPLRGGMSVVVGIDTGHARGLPDFVTDLMKRFGLAS; this is encoded by the coding sequence ATGACTGATTCAACCTCACCCAAGAAATATGAAGAGGAACCGGTCGAGGGGGCCTCATCCGCGCCCCGCGCCGGCGATCAGGTGATCCGGCTCGACAGCGAGCGCGAACAGAGGAAGGCCAGTCCCGTCATCGTTGACGACGAGCCGGAAACACCCGTTGCACTGGCGCCGGCGGCACTGGAGGCTCCGGCCACGCAGCCCCAGCAAGCACCGGTTGCCGTTGCACCGCCGCCGGCACCGGCGCCGGTCAAGCCCAGGCGCAGCCTGAGGCGACCGATCCTTTTTGCCCTGCTTCCGGTCGCGCTGGTCATCGGCGGCTATTATTATGTTACCGGCGGCCAGGTGATGACGACCGACAATGCCTATATCCAGGCCCAGTCGCTCGGCGTTTCCACCGATGTCTCCGGCACGGTCTCCGAAATCAATGTGCACGACAATCAGGCGGTCAAGAAGGGCGACGTGCTTTTCCGGTTGAGGCCGCCCTCTTTCGAAACCGCTCTCGCCGCTGCTCAGGCCCAGCTCGGAACTGTGCGCAACCAGGTGCTGACCTTGCAGGCGAGCTACCAGCAGTCGCAGGCACAGATCGAGCAGGCTGAGGCCGATATTCCCTATTACGAGGCCGCCTTCGCCCGCCAGCAGGATCTTCTCAAGACATCCACGGCCTCCAAAGCGACCTTCGACAGCGCCCAGCACGACCTCGTGGCGGCCCGCCAGAAAGTGTCTGTCGCCAAGGCACAGGCACAGGCGATGCTTGCCCAGCTCGGTGGCGACGCCAACCAGCCCATCGAGAAGAACCCCTTCTATCTCCAGACCCAGTCGGCCGTTGACGACGCCCAGCGCAATCTCAATGATTCCATCGTCAAGGCGCCGTTCGACGGCATCGTCACCAATGTCGACGCGCTTCAGGTCGGTCGGTACCTGCCGGCTTCGCAGCCCGCATTCAGCCTGGTGTCGTCAACCGACCTGTGGATCGCGGCGGAGCCGAAGGAAACCGAGCTGACCTATGTCCGTCCCGGGCAGACGGCGACCATCAGCGTCGACACTTATCCTGGCACGGTCTGGCATGGCACGGTCGCCAGCATCAGCCCGGCTTCGTCGTCGAGCTTCTCGTTGCTTCCCGCGCAGAACACCACCGGCAACTGGGTCAAGGTCGTGCAGCGCATTCCCATGCGCGTCACCGTCGATGATCTCCAGGACAAGCCGCCGCTCAGGGGCGGAATGAGCGTCGTCGTCGGCATCGATACCGGCCATGCGCGCGGCCTGCCGGACTTCGTGACGGATCTCATGAAAAGGTTCGGGTTGGCATCATGA
- a CDS encoding MarR family winged helix-turn-helix transcriptional regulator — translation MASSPNISFVLHDVARLLRKRFEQRSRTFGLTRTQWQVLAYLSRNEGIHQTKLADLVETMPITLARLLDKMEAKGLIERRPNPADRRAWLLYLTPKAHPLLDIMRDNGQKTRNEAFVGLSDDEQQHLLQTLCLMKSNLFEACVQPVVGREKVHD, via the coding sequence ATGGCATCTTCACCCAACATCAGCTTCGTGCTGCACGATGTGGCGCGCCTGCTCAGAAAGCGGTTTGAGCAGCGTTCCCGGACCTTCGGACTGACCCGGACCCAATGGCAGGTCCTGGCCTATCTGTCCCGCAACGAAGGCATCCACCAGACCAAGCTGGCCGACCTCGTCGAGACGATGCCGATCACGCTCGCCCGGCTGCTCGACAAGATGGAAGCCAAGGGGCTCATTGAACGGCGGCCCAATCCCGCCGACCGCAGGGCATGGCTGCTCTACCTCACCCCCAAGGCGCATCCGCTGCTCGATATCATGCGCGACAACGGCCAGAAAACGCGAAACGAAGCCTTTGTCGGCCTTTCGGATGATGAGCAGCAGCACCTGCTGCAAACCCTTTGCCTGATGAAATCCAATCTGTTCGAGGCTTGCGTCCAGCCAGTCGTCGGCCGGGAGAAAGTACATGACTGA
- the yihA gene encoding ribosome biogenesis GTP-binding protein YihA/YsxC, giving the protein MNTLNGTTISTELFTKAWVFIRGVPAMKFLPPEGPPEIAFAGRSNVGKSSLINALVNQKGLARTSNTPGRTQELNYFVPDGFSGEGADLPPLALVDMPGYGYATAPKEKVDEWTKLVFDYLKGRVTLKRVYVLIDARHGIKAKDDEVLSLLDKAAVSYQIVLTKTDKIKAAGVPRLIEETLLKIKRRPAAFPFVLATSSEKAEGLEELQAAIVLAANGG; this is encoded by the coding sequence TTGAACACTTTGAACGGGACCACGATCAGCACCGAACTGTTCACCAAGGCGTGGGTCTTCATCCGCGGCGTGCCGGCGATGAAATTCCTGCCGCCGGAAGGGCCGCCCGAAATCGCCTTCGCCGGCCGCTCGAACGTCGGCAAGTCGTCGCTGATCAACGCGCTGGTCAATCAGAAGGGACTGGCGCGCACCTCCAACACGCCGGGGCGGACGCAGGAGCTCAATTATTTCGTGCCGGATGGGTTTTCGGGCGAAGGCGCGGATCTGCCACCCCTGGCGCTCGTCGACATGCCCGGCTACGGCTATGCGACCGCGCCCAAGGAAAAGGTCGACGAGTGGACGAAGCTGGTCTTCGACTATCTCAAGGGCCGCGTCACGCTGAAGCGCGTTTACGTGCTGATCGATGCCCGCCATGGCATCAAGGCCAAGGATGACGAGGTGCTGTCGTTGCTCGACAAGGCGGCCGTGTCCTACCAGATCGTGCTGACCAAGACCGACAAGATCAAGGCCGCGGGCGTGCCGAGACTGATCGAGGAAACGCTTCTGAAGATCAAGCGACGGCCCGCGGCGTTCCCGTTCGTTCTGGCGACGTCCTCGGAAAAAGCCGAAGGTCTCGAAGAGTTGCAGGCTGCGATCGTGCTTGCCGCCAATGGCGGCTAG
- a CDS encoding TetR/AcrR family transcriptional regulator, translating to MGEILPKIGDDPCDLLEILPRGRPAAGQDPIKRGQIIDGARRVFIDKGFEAASMNDITREAGVSKGTIYVYFANKEELFEALIEEERSTIFKNMYDVLDQIGDLRATLVKFGKVLSAKITSAKVIQAQRTVVGAADRIPELGTRFYERGPKRGHDKIVIFLNAAIERGLLNIADVDLAAYQFTELCLAGLFRQCIFNYRTKAPSSAEIEHIVSSGVDMFLKFYGTEQLATEESDQVIAKEAKL from the coding sequence ATGGGCGAGATATTACCCAAAATCGGCGATGATCCGTGCGACCTGCTGGAAATCCTTCCTCGCGGTCGTCCGGCGGCGGGACAGGATCCCATCAAGCGCGGGCAGATCATCGACGGCGCGCGCCGTGTCTTCATCGACAAGGGCTTCGAAGCGGCGTCGATGAACGACATCACCCGCGAAGCCGGCGTTTCCAAGGGCACGATCTACGTCTACTTCGCCAACAAGGAAGAACTGTTCGAGGCGCTGATCGAGGAAGAGCGCAGCACGATCTTCAAGAACATGTATGATGTTCTCGATCAGATCGGCGATCTTCGGGCGACGCTGGTGAAGTTCGGCAAGGTGCTTTCGGCCAAGATCACCTCGGCCAAGGTCATCCAGGCGCAACGCACCGTCGTCGGCGCGGCGGACCGAATTCCGGAACTTGGCACGCGCTTCTACGAGCGCGGTCCCAAGCGCGGACACGACAAGATCGTGATCTTTCTCAACGCCGCCATCGAGCGCGGTCTGCTGAACATAGCCGATGTTGACCTGGCCGCGTATCAGTTCACCGAACTCTGTCTGGCCGGTCTTTTCCGCCAGTGCATCTTTAACTATCGCACCAAGGCGCCGAGCTCAGCCGAGATCGAGCATATCGTCAGTTCGGGTGTCGATATGTTCCTGAAGTTCTATGGCACCGAGCAGCTTGCAACGGAAGAAAGCGACCAGGTGATCGCAAAAGAGGCAAAGCTCTAG
- a CDS encoding HlyD family secretion protein, with protein sequence MSSNTPATAEVRPFPNAKVAPAIEAPSAPIEPVTAPPAEAPAKKKRSVRSFLLPIIALGLLGGGAWYGYDYWVDGRFMISTDDAYVQADMAFISPKISGYVDQVKVIDNQQVKAGDPLLVVDDGDYKIAVAQAEAQIATLSKTLDRIDAQTEAARASLKQAQAQKVADQAAADNAARAQQRAAQLLKTHVGTQAQLDDAQTALDQANAALVGADAQIATAQANIGVLQAQRAESASTLASLQLSKDKAARDLSFTVLKAPYDGVVGNRSVEQGDLVSPGQKLAVIVPMDKLYIVGNFKETQLARIVPGEKVRVSVDAIDGPSFEGTVSSLAPASGAVFSLLPPENATGNFTKVVQRVPVRIDVPADVLKSGKLRAGLSVIVAVDSRTAPAASN encoded by the coding sequence ATGTCTTCGAACACGCCAGCCACCGCCGAGGTCCGTCCGTTCCCAAACGCCAAAGTCGCCCCCGCGATCGAAGCGCCGAGTGCCCCGATCGAGCCCGTGACCGCGCCTCCGGCCGAAGCGCCGGCCAAGAAGAAGCGTTCGGTGCGCTCGTTCTTGCTGCCCATCATCGCGCTTGGGCTGCTTGGTGGCGGCGCCTGGTACGGCTATGACTACTGGGTCGACGGACGCTTCATGATTTCAACGGATGATGCCTATGTCCAGGCCGACATGGCGTTTATCTCGCCAAAGATTTCCGGCTATGTCGATCAGGTCAAGGTGATCGACAACCAGCAGGTCAAGGCCGGCGATCCGCTGCTGGTGGTCGATGACGGCGACTACAAGATCGCGGTTGCCCAGGCCGAGGCCCAGATCGCCACCTTGAGCAAGACACTCGACCGCATCGATGCACAGACCGAGGCCGCACGCGCATCGCTCAAGCAGGCACAGGCTCAGAAAGTCGCCGACCAGGCCGCGGCCGACAATGCCGCCCGTGCCCAGCAACGCGCCGCGCAGTTGCTCAAGACGCATGTCGGCACGCAGGCACAACTGGACGACGCCCAGACAGCGCTGGACCAGGCCAATGCCGCCCTCGTCGGGGCCGACGCGCAGATCGCCACGGCGCAAGCCAATATCGGCGTGCTGCAGGCGCAGCGCGCGGAATCGGCAAGCACGCTGGCTTCGCTGCAACTCAGCAAGGACAAGGCCGCGCGCGACCTTTCCTTCACCGTTCTCAAGGCGCCGTATGACGGCGTCGTCGGCAACCGCTCCGTCGAACAGGGCGACCTCGTCAGCCCCGGCCAGAAGCTCGCCGTCATCGTGCCGATGGACAAGCTCTACATCGTCGGCAACTTCAAGGAGACCCAGCTTGCCAGGATCGTACCCGGCGAGAAGGTCCGGGTCTCGGTCGATGCCATCGACGGCCCGTCGTTCGAGGGAACCGTGTCGTCCCTGGCTCCAGCCTCGGGCGCGGTGTTCTCGCTGCTGCCGCCGGAAAACGCCACCGGCAATTTCACCAAGGTGGTGCAGCGCGTGCCGGTCCGCATCGACGTGCCAGCCGACGTGCTGAAGTCGGGCAAGCTGCGCGCTGGCCTGAGCGTCATCGTCGCCGTCGACAGCCGCACCGCGCCTGCCGCCTCGAACTGA
- a CDS encoding DHA2 family efflux MFS transporter permease subunit — protein sequence MPAVPDTISTRRVIAFLAMVFGMFMAILDIQIVSASLAEIQAGLSASSDEIPWVQTAYLIAEVVMIPLSGFLSRMLSTRVLFTVAAAGFTAASALAATATNIDQMIVYRAVQGFIGGGMIPSVFAAAFTIFPPSRRAIVSPMIGLVATLAPTIGPTVGGYISHAFSWHWLFLVNVVPGILVTTAAWSLIDFDKPNLKLFSKFDWWGLAGMAAFLGCMEYVLEEGPNNDWLQDQAVFICAIVMTVGAVLFFWRAFTAEEPIVDLKAFTNINFAFGSVFSFVIGIGLYGLTYLYPVFLGRIRGYDSMMIGQALFVSGLAMFFTAPISGFLSSKMDLRVMMMVGFFGFATGTWWMTHLTADWDFYELLIPQILRGCSMMLCMVPINNIALGTLPPERLKNASGLFNLTRNLGGAVGLALINTVLINRNAFHYARLSEHVQWGSAAAQTKLQNMTLTFQQTNGLDATSAAISKLSGIVQQQAALLSFMDVFYMLTVLFATLGLFAMLIKKPAAVGGGGGGH from the coding sequence ATGCCGGCCGTGCCGGACACCATCTCGACGCGGCGCGTCATCGCCTTCCTGGCGATGGTGTTCGGCATGTTCATGGCGATCCTGGACATCCAGATCGTGTCGGCCTCGCTGGCCGAGATCCAGGCTGGCCTGAGTGCCAGCTCCGACGAGATCCCGTGGGTGCAGACAGCCTACCTGATCGCCGAAGTGGTCATGATCCCGCTGTCGGGCTTCCTTAGCCGGATGCTGTCGACCCGCGTGCTGTTCACGGTCGCCGCGGCGGGCTTCACCGCGGCCAGCGCGCTGGCGGCGACGGCGACCAACATCGACCAGATGATCGTTTATCGCGCCGTCCAGGGTTTTATCGGCGGCGGCATGATCCCCAGCGTCTTCGCGGCAGCCTTCACCATCTTTCCACCGTCGCGGCGCGCCATCGTCTCGCCGATGATCGGCCTCGTGGCGACGCTGGCGCCGACCATCGGCCCGACCGTCGGCGGCTATATCAGCCATGCCTTTTCATGGCACTGGCTGTTCCTGGTCAATGTCGTGCCCGGCATCCTGGTGACGACGGCCGCTTGGTCGCTGATCGATTTCGACAAGCCCAATCTCAAGCTGTTCAGCAAGTTCGACTGGTGGGGCCTCGCCGGCATGGCGGCCTTCCTGGGGTGCATGGAGTACGTGCTCGAGGAAGGACCGAACAATGACTGGCTGCAAGACCAGGCCGTGTTCATCTGCGCCATTGTCATGACCGTCGGCGCGGTGCTGTTCTTCTGGCGCGCCTTCACCGCCGAGGAACCGATCGTCGATCTGAAGGCCTTCACCAATATCAACTTCGCCTTCGGGTCCGTATTCTCCTTCGTCATCGGTATTGGCCTTTACGGCCTGACCTATCTCTACCCGGTGTTCCTCGGGCGCATCCGCGGCTACGATTCGATGATGATCGGCCAAGCGCTGTTCGTCAGCGGCCTGGCCATGTTCTTCACCGCGCCGATCTCCGGGTTCTTGTCGAGCAAGATGGACCTGCGCGTGATGATGATGGTCGGTTTCTTCGGCTTTGCCACGGGCACGTGGTGGATGACGCATCTCACCGCCGACTGGGACTTCTATGAACTGCTGATACCGCAGATCCTGCGCGGCTGTTCGATGATGCTGTGCATGGTGCCGATCAACAACATCGCGCTCGGCACATTGCCGCCAGAGCGACTGAAGAATGCATCGGGCCTGTTCAACCTCACCCGCAACCTTGGCGGTGCCGTCGGCCTCGCCCTCATCAACACGGTGCTGATCAACCGAAACGCCTTCCACTACGCAAGGCTCTCCGAGCATGTGCAATGGGGAAGTGCCGCCGCGCAGACCAAGCTGCAGAACATGACGCTTACCTTCCAGCAGACCAACGGCCTGGACGCTACAAGTGCTGCGATCTCCAAGCTGTCGGGCATCGTCCAGCAACAGGCGGCGCTGCTGTCCTTCATGGACGTGTTCTACATGCTGACTGTGCTGTTCGCGACGCTTGGCCTGTTCGCCATGCTGATCAAGAAGCCGGCGGCAGTCGGCGGAGGTGGCGGCGGGCACTAA
- the msrB gene encoding peptide-methionine (R)-S-oxide reductase MsrB produces MNRRDFLLSGAATAALLVSTAALLRMGGPQDARAAETFEVTKTDAEWKAILSPAAFDVLRKEGTEYPGTSPLLNEHRKGVFACAGCDLPVYPSETKFDSGTGWPSFWQEIPNAIGKTEDRSLGMTRTEVHCRRCGGHLGHVFDDGPAPTGLRHCINGVALTFKPATA; encoded by the coding sequence ATGAACCGTCGCGACTTTCTTTTGAGCGGTGCCGCGACCGCCGCATTGCTGGTCAGCACCGCGGCACTTCTGCGCATGGGTGGACCGCAGGATGCCCGCGCCGCGGAAACCTTCGAGGTCACCAAGACCGACGCCGAATGGAAAGCCATCCTCTCTCCCGCCGCCTTTGACGTGCTGCGCAAGGAAGGCACCGAATATCCCGGCACCAGCCCGCTGCTCAACGAGCACCGCAAGGGCGTTTTCGCTTGCGCCGGCTGTGACCTGCCCGTCTATCCGTCCGAGACCAAGTTCGATTCCGGCACCGGCTGGCCGAGCTTCTGGCAGGAGATTCCCAATGCCATCGGCAAGACGGAAGACCGGTCGCTTGGCATGACCCGCACCGAGGTGCACTGCCGCCGTTGCGGCGGCCATCTCGGTCACGTCTTCGATGACGGCCCGGCACCGACCGGCCTGCGCCACTGCATCAACGGCGTGGCATTGACCTTCAAGCCCGCCACGGCCTGA
- a CDS encoding fasciclin domain-containing protein, translating to MRNFATLLLAGTIAVSALATAAYAENPMVGGAAMYAKKNIVENAVNSKDHTTLVAAVKAAGLVDTLQGAGPFTVFAPTNEAFAALPAGTVDTLLKPENKDKLVKILTCHVVAAKAMSADVMKMVKDDGGAHKVKTVGGCELTLKDTGGKVTVTDENGNVANVTIADVEQSNGVIHVIDKVLLPKM from the coding sequence ATGCGTAATTTCGCCACCCTTTTGCTTGCCGGCACGATCGCCGTTTCCGCTCTCGCGACCGCGGCCTATGCCGAGAACCCGATGGTCGGCGGCGCCGCCATGTACGCCAAGAAGAACATCGTCGAGAACGCCGTCAACTCGAAGGACCACACCACGCTCGTCGCCGCCGTCAAGGCTGCCGGCCTGGTCGACACGCTTCAGGGCGCTGGTCCCTTCACCGTCTTTGCGCCAACCAATGAAGCCTTTGCAGCGCTTCCGGCCGGCACGGTCGACACGCTGCTGAAGCCGGAGAACAAGGACAAGCTGGTCAAGATCCTCACCTGCCATGTCGTCGCCGCCAAGGCGATGTCGGCCGACGTGATGAAGATGGTCAAGGATGATGGCGGCGCCCACAAGGTCAAGACCGTCGGCGGCTGCGAACTGACGCTGAAGGACACCGGCGGCAAGGTCACCGTGACCGACGAGAACGGCAACGTCGCCAATGTGACGATCGCCGATGTCGAACAGTCGAATGGCGTCATCCACGTCATCGACAAGGTTCTCCTGCCGAAGATGTAA
- a CDS encoding anti-sigma factor has translation MTLEQDNGPEHGGDDLLAAEYVLGVLPANERQTASRRIDTEAVFARMVDGWEVHLSPMGAAYPEIEPPASVKVAVDRRLFASPTTAPVQTRASLWSSLAFWRGLATAAIAALAIYIALPYINPPVEQPRLVASLAAEGSDVKYLAVYDAAHHEVSLSHVSGERASGKDFELWMIEGKNAPVSMGVIPAGATTRLTISPAVQQKLAQGAVLAVSLEPAGGSPTGQPTGPVVAAGDLKSI, from the coding sequence ATGACGCTGGAACAGGACAACGGACCGGAACATGGAGGCGACGACCTGCTTGCCGCCGAATATGTTCTTGGCGTCCTGCCGGCGAACGAACGCCAGACTGCTTCCCGCCGCATCGACACCGAAGCTGTTTTCGCGCGGATGGTGGATGGCTGGGAGGTACACCTCTCGCCGATGGGCGCTGCCTATCCGGAAATCGAGCCGCCGGCTTCGGTCAAGGTTGCTGTCGACCGCCGGCTGTTTGCGTCGCCAACAACCGCGCCGGTACAAACGCGCGCCAGCCTTTGGTCCAGCCTCGCCTTCTGGCGCGGCCTCGCCACCGCGGCGATCGCGGCATTGGCGATTTACATTGCCTTGCCCTACATCAATCCGCCGGTCGAACAGCCTCGTCTTGTCGCATCGCTGGCAGCCGAAGGCAGCGATGTCAAATATCTCGCCGTCTACGACGCCGCCCATCACGAGGTCAGTCTGTCTCACGTCTCTGGTGAGCGCGCTTCGGGCAAGGATTTCGAACTCTGGATGATCGAGGGCAAGAACGCGCCGGTCTCGATGGGTGTTATCCCCGCTGGTGCGACCACGCGTCTGACCATCTCGCCGGCCGTCCAGCAGAAGCTCGCGCAAGGCGCGGTGCTGGCGGTCAGCCTCGAGCCCGCCGGCGGTTCGCCGACCGGCCAGCCGACCGGACCCGTGGTTGCCGCGGGCGATCTGAAGAGCATCTGA
- a CDS encoding sigma-70 family RNA polymerase sigma factor: MTPQDITKLIVRTSMKDRAAFDLLYRQTSAKLFGVCLRVLNDRGDAEEALQEVFVKIWTKADRFAVSDLSPISWLVAIARNHAIDRIRARRKPAADIDAALDVADPAPGPEAMVVAGGESERIYHCLDELEKDRAAAVRGAYLKGESYAELAERYNVPLNTMRTWLRRSLLKLRECLER, encoded by the coding sequence ATGACGCCGCAGGACATCACCAAGCTGATCGTCCGGACTTCAATGAAGGATCGGGCTGCGTTCGACCTGCTCTACCGGCAGACCAGCGCGAAACTTTTCGGCGTCTGCCTTCGTGTATTGAATGACCGGGGAGATGCGGAAGAAGCGCTTCAAGAGGTCTTCGTCAAGATTTGGACGAAGGCCGACCGTTTCGCTGTTTCCGATCTGAGCCCGATTTCCTGGCTGGTGGCGATCGCACGCAATCACGCGATCGATCGCATCAGGGCGCGGCGCAAGCCTGCCGCCGATATCGATGCCGCGCTCGATGTGGCCGATCCGGCGCCTGGACCGGAAGCAATGGTGGTCGCAGGCGGCGAATCCGAGCGTATCTATCACTGCCTGGATGAACTGGAAAAGGACCGGGCGGCGGCTGTCCGGGGAGCCTATCTCAAGGGCGAGAGCTATGCCGAACTGGCGGAGCGCTACAACGTGCCGCTGAACACGATGCGTACCTGGCTGCGCCGCAGCCTGCTTAAATTGAGAGAATGTCTGGAAAGATGA